The DNA window ACACGGTAGTGGGGGCAGGGTCTCTGCAACGCTGATTGATGAGCTGTTTATTCGTCATCTGGATAATGAACTGTTAAGGCAGGGTAACGATAGTGCCGTGTTTGAACTACCTGCCGGACGTATGGTGATGAGTACCGATGCGCATGTGGTTTCCCCTCTGTTTTTTCCCGGTGGTGATATCGGTTCACTCTCCGTGCACGGCACAGTCAATGATGTGGCCATGAGCGGCGCCAAACCACTCTATCTCTCCGCCAGCTTTATTCTTGAAGAGGGTTTTGCTCTGGCTGATCTGGAGAGGATCGTTATCTCTATGGCAGCAGCCAGCCGAGATGCAGGGGTGCCCGTGATTACAGGCGACACCAAAGTGGTGGAGCGTGGCAAAGGTGACGGGGTGTTTATCAGCACCACAGGCTTTGGTGTTCTTCCTGATAACGTTCAAGTCTCAGGTGACAGGGCAGAGGCCGGTGATCTGATCATCATCAGTGGTTATATCGGTGATCATGGCACAGCTATTCTCTCCAGCCGTGAGGGGTTGGAGTTCGCTACTACGATTCAATCAGATTCAGCAGCACTGCACGGACTGGTGGCGGCAATGGTTGCAGCGGTTCCTGATATCCACTGTCTGCGTGACCCCACCCGCGGTGGGCTGGCTACCACACTTAATGAGCTTAGCAGACAGTCGGCTGTCGGTATGCAGATCAGAGAGATCGATATCCCTGTGCGTGCCGAAGTGCGAGGTGCCTGTGAACTGCTGGGGCTTGATCCGCTGTATATCGCCAATGAAGGTAAGCTGGTTTGCATCTGCCCGGCTCAATCTGCTGCAGAACTGCTGAGTCTGATGCAGCAGCATCCGCTTGGCAGAGATGCGGCCATTATTGGTGAAGTGATTAGCGATGCACGTCATCTGGTCACCATGAAAACTGCCTTTGGTGGCCAGCGCGTTGTCGACTGGTTAGCTGGTGAACAGTTACCACGCATCTGTTGACGATGACCGCTCCATTCACCATACAAATCGATCTGCCCGATGGTTTTGAAGATGCGACCAGAACGCTGGCGCTCGGTGGAGAGTTAAAGAGCACTGTCTGCCTGCTTAGTGGCGGCAGAGCCCAGCTCACAGAGGCAATCGGTGATCTGGAACAGGAAGATAT is part of the Mariprofundus sp. NF genome and encodes:
- the hypE gene encoding hydrogenase expression/formation protein HypE translates to MSRLDIKHGVVEMAHGSGGRVSATLIDELFIRHLDNELLRQGNDSAVFELPAGRMVMSTDAHVVSPLFFPGGDIGSLSVHGTVNDVAMSGAKPLYLSASFILEEGFALADLERIVISMAAASRDAGVPVITGDTKVVERGKGDGVFISTTGFGVLPDNVQVSGDRAEAGDLIIISGYIGDHGTAILSSREGLEFATTIQSDSAALHGLVAAMVAAVPDIHCLRDPTRGGLATTLNELSRQSAVGMQIREIDIPVRAEVRGACELLGLDPLYIANEGKLVCICPAQSAAELLSLMQQHPLGRDAAIIGEVISDARHLVTMKTAFGGQRVVDWLAGEQLPRIC